Proteins encoded within one genomic window of Cytophagales bacterium:
- a CDS encoding GH92 family glycosyl hydrolase encodes MKCRIPGQFILIVLLLSCQSPSEAPTQSLTKYVNPFIGTDGKGKTYPGATVPFGMVQLSPDNGRNGWDWISGYFYPDSMIAGFSHLHLTGTGAGDLYDISFMPLTGTERQKQLDEINAKPTTISTFSHDREAANPGYYEVWLEDYEVQVNLTATNRSGLQRYHFKKLDDPRVKLDLGYSRNWDETEATFLEVVNDSTVVGYRKSTGWARDQRVFFYSVFSKPIADLELWSEGGLTDVSIAKGKEIKAVFHFDLNAADSEVMVKTALSSVSIENAKRNLDAEQIGFDFEGVRSKAHQAWEEQLQKIKVETDVDNKVQFYTAMYHSMLAPVTFSDVNGEVRGADGSTYRMDYTRYSIFSLWDTFRAWHPLTTLIHQDRVPDMLQSLYAHYEESGKLPVWEFHGNETDMMLGYHAVPVMADAILKGLPGIDPEKTYKAMKVSAMQEEFQIDVYQEKGYVPHERASWNVSLTMEYAYDDWCIAQVAKYLNKEDDYQYFMERSLNYRNHYDPKTNFMRAKDETGNFKEPFDPLAYHPEDYTEANAWQYHWFAPHDIPGLIEMSGGENDFEMKLDSMFEVTQSEGESPVWISGYIGQYVHGNEPSHHVPYLYQYVSQPAKTQQRVRQIMDDLYTTDPDGLCGNEDCGQMSAWYLFSALGFYPVNPADGRYVLGSPQVDEAILSLPEGKQFKVIAKNQGLDHVYVQQVLLNGVPLDRSYITHEEVVDGGTLIFEMSNNPVE; translated from the coding sequence ATGAAATGCAGAATTCCTGGACAATTCATACTAATAGTCTTGCTACTATCATGCCAGTCTCCCAGCGAAGCACCCACCCAATCCCTCACCAAATACGTTAATCCCTTTATCGGAACCGATGGGAAAGGAAAGACATACCCCGGAGCAACCGTGCCTTTCGGAATGGTGCAACTAAGCCCTGATAATGGAAGAAATGGCTGGGATTGGATTTCGGGATACTTCTACCCCGATTCTATGATTGCCGGATTCAGTCACCTGCACTTAACCGGGACAGGTGCAGGAGATCTGTACGATATTTCATTCATGCCCTTGACAGGTACTGAGCGACAAAAACAACTCGATGAAATTAACGCCAAACCAACCACCATTTCTACTTTTAGCCATGATCGGGAAGCTGCAAATCCAGGCTATTATGAAGTTTGGTTGGAAGATTATGAAGTGCAAGTAAACCTCACGGCCACTAATCGGTCAGGCTTACAGCGCTATCACTTCAAAAAACTGGATGACCCAAGGGTCAAACTCGATCTGGGTTATTCTCGCAACTGGGACGAAACCGAAGCCACTTTTCTGGAGGTCGTAAACGATTCAACGGTTGTTGGCTATCGTAAGTCAACCGGCTGGGCCCGAGATCAGCGCGTATTTTTCTATTCAGTTTTCTCAAAGCCCATCGCCGATCTGGAATTGTGGAGCGAGGGAGGATTGACGGATGTATCAATTGCTAAAGGAAAAGAGATAAAAGCAGTTTTTCATTTTGATCTGAACGCTGCTGATTCGGAAGTGATGGTCAAAACCGCCCTAAGCTCAGTGAGTATTGAGAATGCCAAACGCAACCTTGATGCAGAACAGATCGGATTTGATTTTGAAGGAGTCCGGAGCAAAGCGCATCAGGCCTGGGAGGAGCAATTACAAAAGATCAAAGTCGAGACCGATGTAGACAACAAAGTCCAATTCTATACAGCCATGTACCATAGCATGTTGGCCCCTGTAACATTCTCGGATGTAAATGGTGAAGTCAGAGGTGCTGATGGATCAACCTACCGTATGGATTATACCAGATATTCCATCTTTTCTTTGTGGGATACCTTTCGTGCATGGCATCCATTGACCACCCTAATACATCAGGATCGTGTGCCTGATATGCTGCAATCGCTATATGCACATTACGAGGAATCCGGAAAGCTTCCGGTTTGGGAGTTTCATGGAAATGAAACAGACATGATGTTGGGCTATCACGCGGTGCCGGTAATGGCGGACGCGATTTTGAAAGGCCTACCCGGCATTGATCCGGAGAAAACCTATAAAGCGATGAAGGTTTCTGCTATGCAGGAAGAATTCCAGATTGATGTTTATCAGGAAAAAGGGTATGTGCCTCATGAACGAGCTTCCTGGAATGTTTCACTGACCATGGAATATGCTTACGATGATTGGTGCATTGCTCAGGTGGCAAAGTATTTAAATAAAGAAGATGATTATCAATATTTCATGGAACGTTCCCTGAACTATCGCAATCATTATGATCCGAAGACAAACTTCATGCGAGCTAAGGATGAGACTGGGAACTTCAAAGAACCATTTGATCCATTGGCTTACCACCCTGAAGATTATACGGAAGCCAATGCATGGCAATACCACTGGTTTGCACCTCATGACATTCCCGGTTTGATTGAAATGTCAGGTGGTGAGAACGATTTTGAAATGAAATTAGATTCCATGTTTGAAGTCACTCAATCAGAAGGGGAGTCCCCTGTTTGGATATCTGGTTACATCGGACAGTACGTGCATGGCAACGAGCCTTCACATCATGTGCCTTATCTCTATCAATACGTAAGTCAGCCAGCGAAAACTCAGCAACGCGTTCGTCAGATCATGGATGATTTGTATACGACAGACCCTGACGGATTATGTGGAAACGAAGATTGTGGTCAGATGTCAGCGTGGTACCTGTTCAGTGCCTTAGGGTTCTATCCGGTCAATCCAGCAGATGGTAGATATGTTCTTGGTAGCCCTCAAGTCGATGAAGCGATCTTATCATTACCTGAGGGCAAACAATTCAAAGTAATCGCTAAGAATCAGGGGCTGGATCATGTCTATGTTCAGCAAGTCCTTTTGAATGGAGTACCATTAGACAGAAGCTACATCACGCATGAAGAAGTAGTGGATGGAGGCACTCTGATTTTTGAAATGAGTAATAATCCTGTCGAGTAA
- a CDS encoding DUF6702 family protein encodes MLGQEVVELPSSLGMNAIRKNIYLGIAILLCFCAFEVSATHDLRVARFRITATSTGYVFNVNFDREDILKEIYSTQKYQKEVIDQITQYIEKHVTINIDDESINYELTEIEYTEENILLRGKLISGLRAIKKIDVSNTCLINKIEGHLNIMEFFLNDKERFFRLDKDRIRTTVTY; translated from the coding sequence ATGCTAGGACAGGAGGTCGTTGAATTACCTTCGTCATTAGGAATGAATGCTATTCGGAAAAACATCTATTTGGGGATTGCGATCCTGCTTTGCTTTTGCGCTTTCGAGGTGTCTGCAACGCACGATTTACGTGTGGCCCGTTTCCGTATCACGGCCACTTCAACAGGATATGTTTTTAATGTCAACTTTGATCGGGAAGACATTCTAAAGGAGATCTATAGTACTCAGAAATACCAAAAAGAGGTAATTGATCAGATCACGCAATACATCGAGAAGCACGTGACCATCAATATTGATGATGAGTCGATCAATTATGAATTAACGGAGATTGAATACACGGAAGAGAACATCCTATTGAGAGGTAAACTCATCTCCGGTTTGCGAGCGATAAAAAAGATCGATGTGAGTAATACTTGTTTGATCAACAAGATTGAAGGGCACCTCAATATCATGGAATTTTTCCTGAATGATAAAGAAAGATTTTTCCGATTGGACAAAGATCGGATCAGAACCACAGTTACGTATTAA
- a CDS encoding Calx-beta domain-containing protein, translating to MKLSTLAKIFVLALVLTACGGDDPSDIAAVVSLSTTADQVAEGDMVTLTVTSDRIVSSNISVPVIYRGTATNGSDYQSSTRVIITEGTNSANLGILIQTDEIQEGDETIIVEFSDLGLPNGVSLSDQTSVTITIAGEI from the coding sequence ATGAAACTTTCAACCTTAGCTAAAATTTTTGTACTCGCCCTTGTATTGACAGCTTGTGGCGGCGATGATCCGTCGGATATTGCGGCGGTTGTTTCTCTATCTACTACTGCCGATCAGGTAGCAGAAGGTGATATGGTAACCCTGACAGTTACTTCAGATAGGATTGTTTCTTCTAATATTTCCGTACCAGTGATCTATCGAGGAACAGCGACCAATGGGTCCGACTATCAATCAAGTACCCGTGTGATCATTACAGAAGGAACCAATAGTGCTAATCTTGGTATCCTGATCCAAACGGACGAAATTCAGGAAGGTGATGAAACCATCATTGTAGAGTTTTCAGATCTGGGATTACCTAATGGTGTAAGTCTTTCAGACCAAACTTCAGTGACCATCACGATTGCCGGAGAGATCTAG
- a CDS encoding ROK family protein: MSENSYVIGVDVGGSHILSGAIELQTGTLLGTSLFDAKIDNKASRTAIMQAWAGTINQSLKAVQGNHVLGIGFAMPGAFNYKTGVALFEGNEKYESLYDCHVPQSLGPLLISKTLKMRFLNDASSFAVGEAWKGEAAGKNKALSITLGTGFGSAFVKKGIPVTSGETVPEHGCLWHLPFQDGIGDDFFSTRWFTNSYKSLTGKEIPGVKELHDLHKKGDSVAMLLFHEFGINLGKFINIWIQRFEPDVLVMGGNISKAWDLFSTSFYQELDREKLQLEVKVSQLKEQAALLGGARLFDPDTWEKIKQVLTEF, encoded by the coding sequence ATGAGCGAAAATTCCTACGTAATCGGCGTAGATGTTGGGGGAAGCCACATATTGAGTGGCGCTATTGAATTACAAACCGGTACCTTATTAGGAACTTCTTTATTCGATGCAAAGATTGATAACAAAGCATCAAGAACAGCTATCATGCAAGCATGGGCAGGCACCATCAATCAGTCATTGAAAGCTGTACAAGGGAATCATGTCCTGGGCATTGGTTTTGCCATGCCCGGAGCTTTCAATTATAAAACAGGTGTGGCTTTGTTTGAGGGGAATGAGAAATACGAATCATTGTATGATTGTCATGTTCCACAATCGCTGGGACCCTTGCTGATTTCAAAAACCCTCAAAATGCGGTTCCTGAATGATGCTTCTTCATTTGCGGTAGGAGAGGCCTGGAAAGGAGAAGCTGCCGGTAAGAATAAGGCCTTATCAATCACCCTGGGGACAGGGTTTGGTTCCGCATTTGTTAAGAAAGGCATTCCCGTAACCAGCGGAGAAACGGTCCCCGAGCATGGGTGCTTATGGCATTTGCCTTTTCAGGATGGCATAGGCGATGACTTTTTCTCTACCCGGTGGTTCACCAATAGTTACAAATCATTGACTGGTAAAGAAATTCCAGGTGTGAAAGAACTACATGATCTGCATAAAAAAGGAGATTCAGTGGCCATGTTGTTGTTCCATGAGTTTGGGATCAACCTGGGAAAATTCATCAACATCTGGATCCAGAGATTTGAACCGGATGTGTTGGTCATGGGCGGAAACATCAGCAAGGCCTGGGATTTGTTTTCAACCTCTTTTTATCAAGAGTTGGATCGGGAAAAATTGCAATTGGAAGTCAAGGTTTCCCAGTTGAAAGAACAAGCAGCTTTGTTGGGAGGTGCCCGGCTTTTTGACCCGGATACCTGGGAAAAAATCAAACAAGTCTTGACGGAGTTTTAG